In the genome of Vanacampus margaritifer isolate UIUO_Vmar chromosome 1, RoL_Vmar_1.0, whole genome shotgun sequence, one region contains:
- the plaat1l gene encoding phospholipase A and acyltransferase 1 has translation MGQSLAKHYPPKMFPGDIVEYPRNKYFSHFAIYYGERDGVRYVAHLTSRDSDSKLPLFGRALRSEVKLDPIELLGKKYKVNNMLDDCFPAKDFHSVVKQAIDDMMGQEVTFDILFHNSEHQATLFRYGVKKSNQIERIYEHIMPAWKKLFEEKKL, from the exons ATGGGCCAG TCTTTGGCGAAACATTACCCACCCAAGATGTTCCCTGGTGACATCGTGGAGTATCCGAGGAACAAGTACTTCTCCCACTTTGCCATCTACTACGGGGAGAGGGACGGCGTTCGCTACGTGGCTCACCTGACATCTCGAG ATTCTGACTCCAAGCTCCCTCTCTTTGGCCGGGCCCTACGTTCCGAAGTCAAATTAGATCCGATCGAGCTGCTTGGGAAGAAGTACAAG GTGAACAACATGCTGGATGACTGCTTCCCGGCCAAAGATTTCCACAGCGTTGTGAAACAGGCCATCGATGACATGATGGGACAGGAAGTGACCTTTGACATTTTGTTCCACAACAGCGAGCACCAGGCCACGCTCTTTAGATACGGAGTCAAAAAGTCTAATCAG attGAGAGAATCTATGAGCACATAATGCCTGCATGGAAGAAGCTGTTTGAGGAGAAGAAGCTGTGA